One window of Quercus robur chromosome 5, dhQueRobu3.1, whole genome shotgun sequence genomic DNA carries:
- the LOC126725335 gene encoding pentatricopeptide repeat-containing protein At1g51965, mitochondrial, translating to MKLHHLPTTVVTSTRRHYATKYTAKVTSTSPTGRSLSAEVTPLPSSPYPTDTRGYPIPRRHVICKATQILLNNNNHNQSHPSTSSSSASPFLDLSDYLHSLSLPLTPTEASEILKSLNHPSLALSFFRFCPSISPNFQHDSLTYTRLFLILSKSPSVPNRSHLVRSILSEMDRSDTRGTISTVNILIGFFGNSEDLDLCISLIGKWKLSMNPYTYKCLLQAYLRSYDSDKAFGVYNEMRRRGHTLDIFAYNMLLDALAKDQKVEQAYKVFEDMKRKHCEPDEFTYTIMIRMNGKIGKADESLALFQEMLAKGFSPNLIAYNTMIQALAKGRMVDKAIFLFSKMVENECRPNEFTYSVILNVLAAEGQLGRLDEVVEISKKYMNKLIYAYLVRALSKLGHASEAHRLFCNMWNFHDKGDKDACRSMLESLCNAGKTTEAMDLLGKIHEKGITTDTIMYNTVFSALGKLKQISHLHDLFEKMKQDGPSPDIFTYNILISSFGRAGKVDEAIKIFEELENSNCKADIVSYNSLINCLGKNGDLDEAHMRFKEMQEKGFTPDVVTYSTLIECFGKTDKVEMACRLFDEMLAEGCYPNIVTYNILLDCLERSGRTAEAVDLYAKLKQQGLTPDSITYTVLERLQSGSHRKVRFRRQSPITGWVVSPLR from the exons ATGAAACTCCACCACTTGCCGACCACCGTAGTGACCTCCACGCGCCGCCACTACGCCACAAAATACACAGCCAAAGTCACCTCCACATCCCCAACGGGCCGCTCACTCTCCGCCGAAGTAACCCCTCTCCCATCATCCCCATACCCCACAGACACCCGCGGCTACCCAATCCCCCGCCGCCACGTCATCTGCAAAGCCACACAAATCctcctcaacaacaacaaccacaaccaatCACATCCCTCCACGTCGTCATCGTCAGCATCACCGTTCCTCGACCTCTCCGACTACCTCcactccctctctctccctctcacccCAACCGAAGCCTCCGAAATCCTCAAGTCCCTAAACCACCCTTCCCTCGCCCTCTCCTTCTTCCGATTCTGCCCCTCCATTTCCCCAAATTTCCAACACGACTCCCTCACCTACACGCGCCTCTTCCTCATACTCTCCAAATCCCCCTCCGTCCCCAACCGCTCCCACCTCGTCCGTTCGATCCTCTCCGAGATGGACCGCTCCGACACTCGCGGCACGATCTCCACCGTCAACATCCTCATTGGGTTCTTCGGAAACTCCGAAGACCTCGACCTTTGCATCTCCTTAATCGGTAAGTGGAAGCTGTCCATGAACCCTTACACTTACAAGTGCTTGCTTCAGGCGTATTTAAGGTCCTACGATTCCGACAAGGCCTTTGGTGTTTACAACGAAATGCGTCGGCGAGGTCATACGTTGGACATTTTCGCTTACAACATGTTGTTGGATGCTCTAGCCAAAGACCAAAAG GTTGAACAGGCTTACAAGGTTTTTGAAGACATGAAACGGAAGCACTGTGAACCGGATGAGTTCACTTACACAATTATGATCAGAATGAATGGAAAGATTGGTAAAGCTGATGAGTCACTGGCGCTCTTTCAGGAGATGCTAGCAAAGGGCTTCTCACCAAATTTAATTGCTTATAATACCATGATCCAGGCACTTGCAAAGGGTCGGATGGTTGACAAGGCCATATTTCTCTTTTCTAAAATGGTAGAGAATGAATGTCGGCCCAATGAGTTTACATATAGTGTCATTTTGAATGTTCTGGCTGCAGAAGGGCAGCTTGGTAGACTAGACGAGGTTGTGGAAATATCAAAGAAATACATGAATAAGTTGATCTATGCATATCTTGTAAGGGCGCTGAGCAAATTGGGCCATGCAAGTGAAGCTCACAGGCTATTTTGCAACATGTGGAACTTTCATGATAAGGGGGATAAAGATGCTTGCCGGTCCATGTTAGAGAGTTTATGTAATGCAGGTAAGACAACAGAGGCTATGGACCTGCTAGGTAAGATTCATGAAAAAGGAATAACTACTGATACAATCATGTATAATACCGTTTTCTCAGCTCTTGGCAAGTTGAAGCAAATTTCTCATCTTCATGATCTTTTTGAAAAGATGAAACAAGATGGTCCTTCACCAGACATATTTACGTATAATATTCTGATCTCTAGCTTTGGTAGAGCTGGGAAAGTTGATGAggctattaaaatttttgaagaacTTGAGAACAGCAATTGTAAAGCTGACATTGTCTCGTATAATTCATTGATCAATTGCCTTGGGAAGAATGGTGATCTTGATGAAGCTCACATGAGGTTCAAGGAAATGCAAGAGAAAGGATTCACTCCTGATGTTGTCACATACAGCACGCTTATTGAGTGCTTTGGAAAGACAGATAAAGTTGAGATGGCTTGCAGGTTGTTTGATGAGATGCTTGCTGAAGGATGCTATCCTAACATTGTAACATACAATATCTTACTTGACTGTCTTGAGAGGTCTGGGAGAACTGCTGAAGCAGTTGATCTATATGCAAAACTTAAGCAGCAGGGGTTAACACCAGATTCAATTACATATACAGTACTTGAACGGTTGCAAAGTGGTTCACATAGGAAAGTCAGATTTCGCAGGCAAAGTCCGATTACCGGTTGGGTTGTTAGCCCTTTGAGGTAA